The following is a genomic window from Oncorhynchus kisutch isolate 150728-3 linkage group LG6, Okis_V2, whole genome shotgun sequence.
ATTCCCTGAATCCACTGCGGCCAGCTCTGGCTACGGAATAAACTGTTTATCTGAAACCGTCAAGGAACTTACAGTTTGAGCGCCAGCAAACGATGGGAGAGGGGGTTGAAGGGACCATCTGGAAGTCATTATTCAGAGGGGAGGGTGATTAGTCCCTGTTGTGATACTGATTGTCTTTCTCATCATACTGtcctatcgtgtgtgtgtgtgtgtgtgtgtgtactcttacatttgtttttacatgtATGTACGTGTGTCTGCAAGTGGATGTACGTgtcttgggtgtgtgtgttttgagaaaCCAAATCTGGCTTTATCAGCACTGATTGCTCTCGCTGTGTTAGAGGAAGGGAAGTGCATGTACGTGTGCATGTGTGGGGTATGGCTGCCAGGTCTGTAGGACCCATTTCTGTTGAGAGTTTGACTGTCTCTCCGGGATTTCAACCACTTCCGAACGCCTGTTGACAAAAAGCCTAGGGAAGAACATTTCAGCAGACTTTCTCTTTCAATGTTGTTTTTACGAATACTTGAACTTGTTTTAGCTGTAACTGTCTCTCACCAATGTTCAGTAACTTCCCCGCGAAAGATTGCGTCCAGAGAATCACCTCTGGTTCACACAGAGATGGGAGTTGTCTTGTTTTGTCAGGAGAAAGCTCagatcccctttctctctctatgttctgACCGAATCCTGAACATCCTCATATCCTGTGTTTGATTCCAGCCaaaggccaacacacacacacacacacacacacacacacacacacacacacacacacacacacacacacacacacacacacacacacacacacacacacacagttacatccCAAACCCCTGCACAGCCAGTCACACAGCTGTAGGGGGCAAGGCTCACTCTGGCTTGCACTATCTGCTCACGGCCAAACCTGAGAGGGAGGAAACGACTTGACTgaaagtgccccccccccccatttcacaTTCCCAAAACCCtcgcccctcctcctcccctgagTGGCCCCTGCGGCCATGCGTGTGGGACCCCACCCCCATTATTGAGGCTAGTTGGTTGAGAGTGGCTCTTCCTGTTGCAGAGTGGCTGGGGCTAAGCGACGTGGACCAGCGCCTCTACGTGTTGAAGCGCCTGGAGGAACTGGTGACGTTACAGGACCAGCAGGAGACCCCCACCGGATCCCCCAGAGACCCCCCATCTTGGTACCTGTCCTCCCCAGCATCCGCAGCATCATGAGCCGCAGAGCCCAGTGAGAGCGGTGCCAGAGGAGCCCAGTGAGAGCAGCCACACAGGTAGGTGACCAGAGGGAGCGAGTAGAATAAGTCTAGCGGGGGGTATAGAAGATGGCAGGGGTTACAAAatcacagagggggggggggggggggggtgtagaagaATAATTAACGAGCAGTTTTTAAACGAGCCAGTACAGTAAGACTGAGTTTTGATTTCAAGCAACCCAACACAATTCATCTGGCACAGTAGTAGTTTTACCCTTTTCATGAATTTGATTGAGCAGAAGTAGACGATTCTGAATGCCAATGTTAGTTCATGAATTAGCATCAGTATAGTAGAGACTACTATGTGAAAGTAAAAGGAGTTAAGAAATGCCCCCGCCTGCTCGGTGTCCAGTCTAGtgtgctgcctgcctgtcagATTCCCTACATCCTCTGTATACAGGACGCAGGCAGCAGCcttttaaataaatcactgtcTTGCTGTGTCAAAAACCAATGCCTTCTCTCATGCCACTGCATCCTTCATTTCTCTCCCCGTTTATTTTCAGTtgtttgtgttttgtttgtgttcCATCCTCCATTTGTCCATTGTCCTGGTTGGTACTAGTTGGTTCTGAAGAGGGCGAGTCAGAAAAAGGAGAAGAGCAACAGGAAATAGCAGTGGAAGTATGTCGGGGAGAGTATACTACCATTGTGACATTAAtttttctctcttttccttctTCGACTTGGAAGAGAGCCCCGCGGGGTGGATGGCCCAAAGCTGACTttcttatatttatttatttaccacaGATGTTTCGGAAAAAAGCTTCGTCCTCCTTGAGAATGAGAAGAATATCAGAAAGCAATAGATGTAATAATTTCACCTTCATTACTTTGTAGATGGTGCCTCTTTAACCACTAGAACTCTTAAATGGCATTCAAGGTCGTCAGTGGAAACCACTCCATAGAACCCAGTTTGGGAGAGAAAAACGCAAAAAAAACATGAAAGAAGTCTGAGTTTCTAAATAGCTCCTTAATCTAGTGAAGCCCTTAAAGCATAACACTTGCTTGTGGCTTTTTATTGGATGAAGTTAAAGAGTACATTTTAACTCTCCGGAAATGAGTGTGTTTGATTTAGACCTGCGTGTTAGCTAATTAACAGCTAACATGCCCTGGGTGGTTTCTACTTTATGACTTTTGAATGTTTTTTTACTGAAACATGTTTGCCTTCCCCTACTGTATGATTGTCTAATGTCTACCAATCACAATGCCTAGCTTGGGATCAAAGACTTTTTCGATTTTCGAATCAACGGTTTTGCCTTCTGCAAATGATCTGCTGGGTAATGATAAAATGAGTCGGGAGTAATTATTAAAATGGGCACGATTCATTTGACGATAGTAGTGCTCACTGCATGTTGACAGTAAAAGTCTGATGTCCTGTCCTACACAAGGGGAGTGGGGTTACAGTATACGCTCCTGGGTGGTCCTTAACGCTCTGACTCTGGGATTTAGGACCATGTAATCGGTTGGTTTGGGTGACCTTCAATTTGGCCTGACTATAAGTCAGTATTTCTGCTGACGATGGTGTTGTATAGTCATATGTTTAATTTGGCTCTAAATAGCCTTGGAGACCGACATTTGTAAGCACCCAATTTGACCTTTTTAAAACCCATAAAATACCTTCCAATGCTACTCATTTGTCAAAGTGAGTTTTGGTTTGATATGCTTTTTTTCTGGTTTGGGCTGAACTACCTCTTGAGTGGTTGTGGGGCGGTTCACATCTTCTCCAGTTTTCTCAGAGGATCGTGGTGGTTCAGTCTGTTTGTCGTTGTTTTCATCTCCATTCTGTTTCACCTTAACATCACTTATGTCTGGTGTTCAGTGTGCTCAGCTATGGCCCTCATGAGTGTTGGGGGTGGTTGGTAAATGGCTTGTGTGTTCTCTgactgcctctcctcctctcgctcactctctccacctttcacccttctctcccccatctcctctctccctgctgtcACCAACTCCATCTCAACCCCTCTATTCAATCCCTTCTCGACTCATcgccctcctcccctcacccacCCTTCTCCGTCCCAATCTCCCGTCTCTCAGGGAACATCGACCGCGGGCGCAGTTCGTCCTTCCATGAGGTGCGTGGTCTTCGGGAGGCTGAGATGAGGGCGGCGGCCGACGAGACttccagcagcagcagtggcagcagcaaCACCGTCCTGCAACGACTCCTCCAGGAGCAGATGCGCTATGACGAGGGACGCAATTACCAGCTGGCCATGCAGGAGCAGCAACGGCAGCGGCAGCAGCAGGAAGGAGGGGTGAGCGGGGGCTACCCGGGCCAGGGAGGCCCCAACGACGACCGGCACGACTCCATGGTGCCCCACATCGCACGGCAGGAGCCCCAGGGACAGGAGCTGCAGGCAGACAGTGGCATGGAGAAACTGGGCTCCCGCGGTGGGGGAAGTAGTGGAGTGTCAGGGATGAGTGGTGCTGGGGGAGGGAGCGGCCAGGGCCCCAACCCAGAGGACTTACCCACCTACGAGGAGGCCAAGGTGCAGTCGCAGTACTTTCGCGGCCACCCGCACCACCAgctacatcaacaacaacaacaacaacaacaacagttgcCTCCGTCGGTGGGCGCAGCATTTTACGTGACGGCCGTAACCAACAATGGCAAGGTGCGTACGGAGGGGCGTCCCACGGTTCAGCGTCTGAGCAGCGGGGGAAAGGTGCACCAGGACGACGGGCTCAAGGACCTGAAGCAGGGCCACGTGCGCTCCCTCTCCGAGCGCCTCATGCAGCTCTCGCTGGCCACCAGCGGGGTCAAGGCCCACGCCCCTGTCACTAGTGCCCCTCTTTCCCCCCAGCTTCCCCCTCCGGGTCCGCCGGGGGACTACTACAAGCCCTCGGGCCAACACCGGGGCCCCCCACCTGACTACCCCTTCAAGAACATGGGCTCCTCTTCCAAACAGCTGCCGCAGCATCAGGAACAAGGTGGGCACTATTACCAGGACCATCGGCCAAGGGAGCAGGGCAGGAACGAGGTGCCACACGTCCGCTACCAGCCTCCGCCAGAGTACGGCTCCTTCAGGTGAGTAAGATTAACAGACCTCCCTCCGTTCTGACTCActggctgtctgactgtctgaaggAACATCCTGCCTGTCTGAGCTATATCACTTTTACGATAGTAACAAACTTTTAATAGTGCCATGTTGTTGATGTGGCTACCAGTACTTAAGTAACAAAAACTGATAGTCTTGGTTAATTGAATGACACACACCTGGCTCAGCTGAGAAACACACTCCTAACATGACCCTAGAGAGACAGACTGCCCTGTGTCTGCTGGCTATTAATTTAAAGTCTCTTCTGGGGTGGCATCCAGAACTTCAACAAATTACATACCCACTGTGTCTTGAGCTTTTTTGGACAAGGCAACATGATTGAGAGCTTCTCCTCTAACATTCGAAGGGGTGATTTAGGCTTTTAGGGGTGATTGTGACTTAGGGTCattgcctacacacacacactgctagagGGTGACTTACTTGTCCTATCCATATATCATCCTGACTGCCTGGCCGCCTgcctgtctggctgcctgtctgcTTCCCTGACTACCTGCTTGTCTGGCTGCCTCCCTATCTGGCTGCCTCTGCCTCCCTGACTACCTCCCTATCTGGCTGCCTCCCTGACTACCTGCCTCCCTATCTGGCTGCCTGTCTGCCTTCCTGACTACCTGCCTATCTGGCTGCCTCCCTATctggctgcctgtctgcctccctgactacctgcctctctacctgcctgcctgcctacttaCATCCCTCCCTACCTGCCAGACGGTCTGTTTAGGTGAACAGGTTTCTTGATTAGCTGGAAAGCTGATGAGGAAGGCCTGttgtttctctcacacacactgagccagtTGTCGGGATTGAGGGGATAGACACATCCGGTTCTGCCTGTTTTCCCTCCTGCTTGATCATTTGTTTACCTGAAAGTAAATAATTGGCAAACAGCTATGAATACCGCAGCATTTTAATCATCAGCTGAAACCTGTGGCGACACGATCGTTTGCTCTCTGATGACGTCTCATGTAGACAGGAATGTTTGCTTATTTCCAAAGTGGTTCACAATAGTTTTTAGGTCAGTTGAAAAAAAACTTGTTGGCTTCTGGCAGGTGAATCACCATAGTTTACATTAAACAGATAGTATCATTGTCTATGTTTTGCCTGGTTATATATTTATAAAACAAGCACTAAGATATAAGTTATGTTAATATCTATGGACTGTTAGTCAGCTGTGCTTGAGTGACCCAAAGACCCACATACAGTCAACAAACGAACATTCCATTAGTGATAACCTCTCTGATTGGCTGTCGTGTCCACAGGTCCAATAAGGAGAGCTCCGTCCACTCCCAGAGGTCTGTCCATCACCACAGCCCCACCTCCTCGGTCACCTCAGTGGGCTCTCTGTCCCGAGCCCAGTCCTCCACCCTCGGTAGTCTCCTCAGCGCCTCCCACCCCTCCCACACGCACCCCCACCCCCAGGGGGACCCCTACGCCGCCATGGCTCCCCGAAGCCCCCAGGGCCCTGGATCACACCAGGGAGACCCATATTGTCCTGGGCCCATGCACCCTCCAATTCAGAGGGGCCACAGCTTCCCACACGACCCCTACGGCTCCACCTCCAGGATGCACCACCAGCAGCACCACCAGTatcaacaacagcagcaacaacaacaactccaaCACCAGCACCAACAGTACCACTCCCAGTCATCCCAGGGCCACCCTCCCCAGCACTACCCCCACCCCCAGGGGGACCCCTTCGCCATGATGTCCCGCGCCCAGCAGATGGTGGACATGGTGTCAGAGGAGAACCGGCTGCTCAAGCAGGAGATGGAGGTGTGCTGCGAGAAGGTCACCAAGCTGCAGAAGGTAAAAGGGGGACAAATGTAGATCTGACATTTTTGAATGGGTATAAACAGTATGGTTATAGTTCTACCTTCTTCTGTCATATTGCATACACCAATCCTTTTGGATCAACACGTGCCTAAggactagcccccccccccttctctccctggtCAGTTGGAGACAGAGATCACGCTGGTGTCGGAGGCCTATGAGAACCTGGCCAAGTCATCCACTAAGAGGGAGGCTCTGGAGAAAACCATGAGGAACAAGCTGGAGCTGGAGGTGCGCAGGCTGCACGACTTCAACAGGGACCTCAGAGGTGAGAGGCCATAAACAGCTGGAATATCCAAGGCATGCATAGTTTAATGTTCAAAGGATACCTGTTCATGGATTTATGGCAGTAGATTAAACCTATTCCATGCATTACTTTTTGTGAGCAAAAAGTGTGTGTCCTTTCTGCATTGGATTTAGATTACTTCAGTTTAGCATATTTGTTCAGTAATGTATTTATTCATAGTCAGAAGCCAGGCTTTGTTTGCATTGATTCCATTGTTACGTTTGATTTAACTGGATTTTCTGAGGACTTGGAGATATCCAGCTTCCACCAATTCCATCTGGTCTTATTTATAAGCATTTGACTAGAGTGCTGTGATGTTGTAGAAACTGGTTTTGTTAATGTCACTATTGTGCATTGACTAGGGCTGTCGCGGTGACCGTATTATCGCCATATCTGGAGTCATAAGTCATGACCACAGTAAAATTCCACATGACTGTTGAGACACAGGAATCTCATTTTATGCACTCCGGACATgctttggtagtacccaactGTCTAACTACCATAAatgtcctaatgtcctggtactcagagatctattgtccctctaacatCAATGTGAATCACAGCAGACACCTATCATCAAAACAGTacgtgcttttaaaactcacctcactgtgattgatccatttgaagaaagaagttcaacaacaggttgaaactgagtggaaaacatggtcactgtggatgttgtttcaaagcttaaaacaaatcaaatggacagcactttataaggtgatgattaattcaaaacacCCATACGAATAGGCCTATATATGAGTCCAAGCCTGAAAAATAGTTCAATTAGACTGTGccgttatacaatacatagcctaccaCATTTTACGCACGGCAGAAAATCACAAAAAaaaactgatttaagatgtctttggtacataattgttCTAGCCTATACTCAAATTCAACTAATTCTAGTCATGGCCTTCGAGTGTGGTTATTATGCATACTGGGTGGACTGGTTACTTTATGCTACACTCCAACCTTTTTATCCATGAGTCTGGAAGAGAACATATAGACCTAGacgatgctgttggttcattgactatttttttatttaacctttatttaactaggcaagtcagttaagaacaaattattatttacaatgacagcctatgaacagtgagttaactgccttgttcaggggcagaacgacagatttttaccttgtcagctcggggattcaatctagcaacctttcggtaactggcccaacgctctaaccactaggctacctgccgcccctgtacAGGGCGGCTTACAGACttagcctacaattatagtgaatttgtaatttgattttgaatagcctagtagtGGGGCATTTTTTATATGTTTATAATAAATAGGcacacattacctttagctacagaatatctcaccaccatgcatttccatctcctcctctctctccttcagtccttTCTCCAGCgcgcagagagaggggctgtcaacagtttaatgaaatatgttttgttataaaaacatgttactatcaatgttcccgaacagatttcacttggctTCCCAAATTAGACAGTGTGTAGTTACAGGCATactgttggagagcccatggtatacagagtttgccccccccccctcccactgttCCTTCCCATgtgataatgggccattctaaatcatTTTAAATCATTTTCAAGACGAGTTTAAATTGAgtttaaattgagaatagtctgatgggtgaaaatatgataaTTTGAATAAGAGAACAGCATTTGCAGCCAGAGGCAAGAAACAGAGTGCAAGCTTTTTATGGTTGCATCATGCtgcccatatacagtgccttgcgaaagtattcggcctccttgaactttgcgaccttttgccacatttcaggcttcaaacaaagatataaaactgtatttttttgtgaagaatcaacaacaagtgggacacaatcatgaagtggaacgacatttattggatatttcaaaaaaaaaatacaaatcaaaaactgtaaaattgggcgtgcaaaatgattcagcccccttaagttaatactttgtagcgccaccttttgctgcgattacagctgtaagtcgcttggggtatgtctctatcagttttgcacatcgagagaccgaatttttttcccattcctccttgcaaaacagctcgagctcagtgaggttggatggagagcatttgtgaacagcagttttcaggcccaaaccatgatgctgccaccaccatgtttgacagtggggatggtgtgttcagggtaatgagctgtgttgcttttacgccaaacataacgttttgcattgttgccaaaaagttcaattttggtttcatctgaccagagcaccttcttccacatgtttggtgtgtctcccaggtggcttgtggcaaactttaaacaacactttttatggatatctttaagaaatggctttcttcttgccactcttccataaaggccagatttgtgcaatatacgactgattgttgtcctatggacagagtcccccacctcagctgtagatctctgcagttcatccagagtgatcatgggcctcttggctgcatctctgatcagtcttatccttgtatgagctgaaagtttagagggacggccaggtcttggtagatttgcagtggtctgatactccttccatttcaatattatcgcttgcacagtgctccttgggatgtttcaagcttgggaaatctttttgtatccaaatccggctttaaacttcttcacaacagtatctcggacctgcctggtgtgttccttgttcttcatgatgctctctgcgcttttaacggacctctgagactatcacagtgcaggtgcatttatacggagacttgattacacacaggtggattgtatttatcatcattagtcatttaggtcaacattggatcattcagagatcctcactgaacttctggagagagtttgctgcactgaaagtaaaggggctgaatcattttgcacgcccaatttttcagttttgatttgttaaaaaagtttgaaatatccaataaatgtcgttccacttcatgattgtgtcccacagttttatatctttatgtttgaagcctgaaatgtggcaaaaggtcgcaaagttcaagggggccgaatactttcgcaaggcactgtatgtgttgatttctaagacattcacaactaaagttgccaaataactcaaTCTAGCATATAGGATGTATTTCAAATTAtcacttttacgctcaacatAGTCACTTCACATGCGCATTCACTCTGTAATGGGAAAATATGCTTTCTATTATATTCTTTTTACTATGAAATCatgtaatataaaataatggcacagGATTTAGTGTCTTTgggaggtattcagacccctttactttttccatattttgttacgttacagccttaaatctaaaatgtattaaatcatgtttctcatggtctgagagtcttaaggtgcctttcggcaaactccaagcgtgctgtcatgtgccttttattgaggagtggcttccttttggccactaccataaaggcctgattggtagagtgctgcagaaaaggttgtctttctggaagattctcccatctccacagaggaactctagagctctgtcagagtgaccatcaggtttttggcCGTACTCCCCTGACTGCTCAATTTGGCGGCCAGcttattaaatgtatttatttgacttttttaaatgttcaaaAGGCACATCAGCGGCTTGTGTgaaggcctggagatgctaaacgtgtttataTTCATTAACAGGCCATTACCGTGGGACCGGCAGACTTTTCCATGGCAATAACTGGCTGACACATTTTCATGACCGGCACAGCCCTAGTATTGACTTTGGCACCGTGGAAAAGTACTGAGCAAACGTAAAAGAGCAATCAATTGGTCGATCTGTCAATGAATCAATATGATCAATAAATTGGATATGTTAGTGTTTACAGGCAGTCCAAAGTCTCAACTTCATATCTTTACTATAAAGCAGACCATAGACACTTAGCACTCCAATCCTCACACTCTGTTTCTGTAGGAATTTCTGAGCTGAAGCCGAGTGGGTGGGGGCAGTTTcatgtctctagtctctacttcACTGGGCTCTTCAGTCCTGCAGAGGAAAGAAAAACCTCCATTCATGGCTCCCTGCCCAGACCGGGTCCATGGGGAGATTCCAAGCTTTTACAACAAATCACATATAACTTTTTTTGGGGGTCTTTCCTTCCTCTACTTTCCCCCCTATTGTATTGGCAGCCGTACACATGTGAAATGGATCTTGCTCCacgtttgggggtttaggctaaACGTATACCTCAGTCGTTGTTGTGTTTCGAGAAACACGGAATAGAAATGGAACAACTGAATATTTGTTTCTGGAATGTTCTCTGTATGTTTCATGACCCAGCCTAGTTGACTTAACATTCaacaaaatattattttaaaGATGCAAAATGCAGatatcgctccgccatttcctggttgctaaaattctaatagtttgccttatttcagtttgtgacaaaacaagcaatgtatagtgtagagaatcattgtaccatctaaaccgctgtgaaatatctgtTCAATAatccaaaatattgtattttcggCTGTTTGAagatggtgtacaaaaccgaaagtaaaagaagcAAAAACGAAACTTAAGAAATAGCGCACATACAACAGATCTTCCGCTTCTTAGACCTGCTTTCAATGAgtatgacagatctataactcacatttctgtgTGCATTTGGTCGTGTCACCCGAAACGTTTGGCCCAGAAATAATGGTGTGTTTTGTTTCAGGACAATGTTCTCCTGACTCACTTCTTACCATACTTTTCAGTTCTTTCTTACTTTTTGGTTGTAGATTACCTACAATAAGTAATTGTATTTACATGGGATGGTGGGGTAGGGAGGGTTAGGAGGTTGTGGGACCGGAGTGGGTATCAAGAGGACACTAAATAATACTTGGTGCCTGTTGTACTGATTCTGATATATATTTAATATGTGATGAATGtttttaaaatacaaaataaataatccTCCAAAGAGAATGatgacctccacctcctcctctgcgGAGAAATGTGGGCATATAAAGTGATTTTATTTTTGCTTGCTCCATTTTGCCGAGCAACCGGGTCCCAAGGCGTTTAATGTGAGTGGAACGAAGGCTGGGATCTTAAGAACTTAGAGCCGTTCCACGTTGATTCTGGGCCTATTAAATTCTCTTCAGGGGATTATGAATTCCCTCCACCTCCATATTCCCTTAATTCCATGGGCTGTACGGCTACATTTACACAATCACAGAGCCGTGTGTTGGAAGTCTGTTTGAGCTGTTTAATAGCACCAAAATCCCCCTACCCACCACGCATATCCTGCATATTAACTAGAGGCTGGTTATATGGAATGTGCAACTCTGCAAAGAGTTTAAGAGTGTTTTCTTTAAGGAGCTTTATCCCCGTTTTGACCAGGTTGTTGCCATATTATGATCTATATATTATGATCTAGAGCATATTTATGTATGCGTGTGCGCACGCACAAGTGTATGTGTTCACATGTGTGTCTCTTTGGCCACTAGGCCCTCAGGCTGGCTCGGACCTGACTTTGGTAATGCCATTCTCTGTTGCAGAGCGTATGGATACTGCCAACAAGCAGCTAGCTGCTAAGGAGTGGGAGGGAACGGAAGACAACCGAAAGACCATCTCTCAGCTACTCACCCAGAGTGAGCAAATCACTCACACTATCAGGGAACGCCAGGCTAGACCAAGCCTCTCTGACATTCTACATCCACTCTGAACATACCTCTGTGTGGCCTCATCAGTTAGAAAAAGAACCAGGCAACGGGTCTGGGGTTC
Proteins encoded in this region:
- the amot gene encoding angiomotin isoform X1, with product MFRKKASSSLRMRRISESNRWNIDRGRSSSFHEVRGLREAEMRAAADETSSSSSGSSNTVLQRLLQEQMRYDEGRNYQLAMQEQQRQRQQQEGGVSGGYPGQGGPNDDRHDSMVPHIARQEPQGQELQADSGMEKLGSRGGGSSGVSGMSGAGGGSGQGPNPEDLPTYEEAKVQSQYFRGHPHHQLHQQQQQQQQQLPPSVGAAFYVTAVTNNGKVRTEGRPTVQRLSSGGKVHQDDGLKDLKQGHVRSLSERLMQLSLATSGVKAHAPVTSAPLSPQLPPPGPPGDYYKPSGQHRGPPPDYPFKNMGSSSKQLPQHQEQGGHYYQDHRPREQGRNEVPHVRYQPPPEYGSFRSNKESSVHSQRSVHHHSPTSSVTSVGSLSRAQSSTLGSLLSASHPSHTHPHPQGDPYAAMAPRSPQGPGSHQGDPYCPGPMHPPIQRGHSFPHDPYGSTSRMHHQQHHQYQQQQQQQQLQHQHQQYHSQSSQGHPPQHYPHPQGDPFAMMSRAQQMVDMVSEENRLLKQEMEVCCEKVTKLQKLETEITLVSEAYENLAKSSTKREALEKTMRNKLELEVRRLHDFNRDLRERMDTANKQLAAKEWEGTEDNRKTISQLLTQNKETVREKEKLEIELNSLHSSTDDQRRHIEIRDQALNNAQAKVVKLEEELKKKQVYVEKVERMQQALAQLQAACEKREQLEHRLRTRLERELESLRMQQRQGGSQSSSSGQEYNAMALMEHLREKEERILALEADMTKWEQKYLEESVMRQFALDAAASVATQRDTSSSMISHSASNSYEQQLSVEARIQKEEEEILLANRRCLDMESRIKNLHAQIIEKDAMIKVLHQRSRKDPNKDRDAAATMRPSKSLMSIANTGGSGLLSHSLGLSSSPITEERKDSSWKGSLGVLLGPEYRTDSLRTESISSSPSPVLPLTAGHSKTGSRDSCTQTDKGQNQEASSKPSTPALQSTTLPSRLSSPSPVYIPDRIADVPVFHSSTLERRVMVQSHPQATSAPQQEDNDMVEILI
- the amot gene encoding angiomotin isoform X2, translating into MRAAADETSSSSSGSSNTVLQRLLQEQMRYDEGRNYQLAMQEQQRQRQQQEGGVSGGYPGQGGPNDDRHDSMVPHIARQEPQGQELQADSGMEKLGSRGGGSSGVSGMSGAGGGSGQGPNPEDLPTYEEAKVQSQYFRGHPHHQLHQQQQQQQQQLPPSVGAAFYVTAVTNNGKVRTEGRPTVQRLSSGGKVHQDDGLKDLKQGHVRSLSERLMQLSLATSGVKAHAPVTSAPLSPQLPPPGPPGDYYKPSGQHRGPPPDYPFKNMGSSSKQLPQHQEQGGHYYQDHRPREQGRNEVPHVRYQPPPEYGSFRSNKESSVHSQRSVHHHSPTSSVTSVGSLSRAQSSTLGSLLSASHPSHTHPHPQGDPYAAMAPRSPQGPGSHQGDPYCPGPMHPPIQRGHSFPHDPYGSTSRMHHQQHHQYQQQQQQQQLQHQHQQYHSQSSQGHPPQHYPHPQGDPFAMMSRAQQMVDMVSEENRLLKQEMEVCCEKVTKLQKLETEITLVSEAYENLAKSSTKREALEKTMRNKLELEVRRLHDFNRDLRERMDTANKQLAAKEWEGTEDNRKTISQLLTQNKETVREKEKLEIELNSLHSSTDDQRRHIEIRDQALNNAQAKVVKLEEELKKKQVYVEKVERMQQALAQLQAACEKREQLEHRLRTRLERELESLRMQQRQGGSQSSSSGQEYNAMALMEHLREKEERILALEADMTKWEQKYLEESVMRQFALDAAASVATQRDTSSSMISHSASNSYEQQLSVEARIQKEEEEILLANRRCLDMESRIKNLHAQIIEKDAMIKVLHQRSRKDPNKDRDAAATMRPSKSLMSIANTGGSGLLSHSLGLSSSPITEERKDSSWKGSLGVLLGPEYRTDSLRTESISSSPSPVLPLTAGHSKTGSRDSCTQTDKGQNQEASSKPSTPALQSTTLPSRLSSPSPVYIPDRIADVPVFHSSTLERRVMVQSHPQATSAPQQEDNDMVEILI